DNA sequence from the Sandaracinaceae bacterium genome:
TCGATCACACTTCCACCTTACGCCGATGTCCAGGCAGGCGCCGTGCAAGGCTTCGACTTGGACTTCACGCGTGATTCCTGTGGGATGGAAGAAGGACCGAGTGGCGACAACGGACTTGCCAGCCTCGCGGATGATATCTCGCCTGTATTGGATCTTAGGTCCCTGTTGGGTGCCGTCTCGCCGTGTCCAGACGCGGCTGGGGTACTCTGTGTTTCGGAAGGCATCGGCTTTTCACAGTTTGACCCAGGCGAACGCTTGTCTTGCGAACGCTACAGCCTCTTCTCGTTGGGTGATCGCGAAGGAACTCTCTCGTGGTACACGTTCGCAACAGATCACCTGTCAATCCCGCCCTTGCCTGGTGGTCCGATCACCCTGAACCTCACAGGCGACACGGTCTTACAGGTCGAGCTCGAGAGCACGCAGCTGTTGTGGCGACCATTGGGCGAGTCCTCTATCGAGCTGTATTTCGGGGGAATTATGAGTGATGAAGTACTTGAGCGACTCATCGAGTACCTCGTCGCAGAGTCGGGTGGAAATCTGACTGACGGAATCGTTCGCGGATTGGTAGACTCAGCTCGTGACGTTGAAGTAGGCGGTAGCTGCACGAGTATGTCGGCATCTTTCGTGGCTGTTGGCGAGCTGATTGCGGATTGATAAGGCCCTCCGTGTCAGTAAGGCAGGCCCACGTTACAGTTCGTTCATGATCTGCGCTTGTAGCCGTCTGCTGGGAACCTTGTTATGTGGTCTTGCTAGCGCGTGCGCAGCGGATGTGCAGGTCGTGGCCGACATGGGCACACCAGCGGACCTGGGGACTCCTCTGGATGCGCAGCAGAATCGCGTGTGTGATCCGCCCGGAGAAGTGCGCAATTACCGGATCGTCTCGATCACACTTCCACCTTACGCCGATGTCCAGGCAGGCGCCGTGCAAGGCTTCGACTTGGACTTCACGCGTGATTCCTGTGGGATGGAAGAAGGACCGAGTGGCGACAACGGACTTGCCAGCCTCGCGGATGATATCTCGCCTGTATTGGATCTTAGGTCCCTGTTGGGTGCCGTCTCGCCGTGTCCAGACGCGGCTGGGGTACTCTGTGTTTCGGAAGGCATCGGCTTTTCACAGTTCGACCCAGGCGAACGCTTGTCTTGCGAACGCTACAGCCTCTTCTCGTTGGGTGATCGCGAAGGAACTCTCTTGTGGCACACGTTCGCAACAGATCACCTGTCAATCCCGCCCTTGCCTGGTGGTCCGATCACCCTGAACCTCACAGGCGACACGGTCTTACAGGTCGAGCTCGAGAGCACGCAGCTGTTATGGCGACCATTGGGCGAGTCCTCTATCGAGCTGTATTTCGGGGGAATTCTGAGTGATGAAGTACTTGAGCGACTCATCGCGTACCTCGTCGCAGAGTCGGGTGGAAATCTGACTGACGGAATCGTTCGCTTCTGGGTAGACTCGGCTCGTGACGTTGAAGTAGGCGGTAGCTGCACGAGTATGTCGGCATCTTTCGTGGCTGTTGGCGAGCTGATTGCGGATTGATAAGGCCCTCCCTGTCAGTAAGGCTGGGCGGACCTCGAGTTGGTTCGCGGCGTCGGGTTCCTGGCGGCTACTCGAACGCCAGGTGGAACACGCGCCAGCCCGCGCACTCCCCCTCGAACACGTCGCACTCCCGGTGTCCGGCCGCGATCATTCCTCCCGTGACCGAGTCGTGACGCACCGTGACGAGCTGGGCCGCCACCACGTTCCACCCTGCGCTGGCCGTCACGGTGCGCGTGCTCACGTCGATGCGTTGGCCGGTGCAGCCGTCGTCGCAGACCGAGTCGACGCCCCAGCGCGCGCCCCTGCCCACCAGCGCGTACAGGTTTCCATCGGCACCAGTGTCGAGTCCGAGGTACTCCTCGCCGGAGCGTAGCGTCCCGACGGCGCCGTCACGGACGAAGCATGTGGAAGGGTAGACGTGCGCTTCGGTACACGGGTCGATGCGCAGGAGCACGCCCTCGTGCGTGACCACGTGGGTCGCGGTGGCGGAGTCGAAGGCATAGACGCCGTTGACCGCGAAGTCTCCGTGGTACGGCGAGTCGTTGATGAACGTCGGCACGCCCGAAGACTCGACCGCGTAGTAGTGGACGTCCGCAGGGCTGCTCCGCGTGTTGACGGTGATGAACGCGTCCCGACCAGGCACCGCTCGCATGGGGATGCCGTTGTAGGTGTACGGTTCGGAGCTCGCCACGAACATGCTCGTCACCAAGTCGTACGTGTAGAACACGCGGTCCCAGTCGTTCGACGGACCGCACACGAAGCGGTGTTGCCCCACGATGACGGACGACGCGCAGGGCTCGGTCAAGAACACGTCTCCCTGCTCCTCCAAGCTGGCCGTCAGCGTCGTGAGCGCGGCGCCATCGGCGATGCCCAGGTAGGTGCCATCGAAGGCGGCGCTCGTGATCTCGCGCGGCGCCGTCCAGCGGGCCAGCTCGCCACCCGCGCGGCTCACCAACAGCACCTGGTCACGCAGCACGACGACGATGCCTGCCGTGGTGACGAACGCGTCGATCAGGACACCGTCCCCCGCCACGAGCGGAACGGTCGGCGGCGGACCGGCGTCACGCACGGTCCCCATGTCGTCCAGCATCCCGGCGTCCGGACTGCCGACGTCGATGATCGAGTCGTCCGTGACCCCTTGGTCGTGGGGACCGCTGGCATCGACGACGGATGCGTCACCGTCGTGCGCGTATGGGTGGCTCTGTGCGCAGCCAGACCACGCTGCCGCGGCGGACATCAGAACGAGCGCAGGGAACAGTCGGCTCATCGGTAGGCTCCCCTTCATGGGCGGGGTATACCCCCGACGGTCCGAGGGCGCCAACAGGTGCGGACCAAGAATCGAGCGGGGTCAGTGTCCCACGCGGAGGCCCTTGGTCCATCCCCGTCGAACGCGTCACGGTCTAACGGAACGGCGTGCCCGCCGTGCGCGCCAGCTCCACCAGCGCGTCCAGCAGCTGCTCGCTGGGGCGCTTGGCCGCGGGGTCCGCCGGGTCCCGTCCGTCGCGCAGGGCCACGCCGTCGAGCGACGCCACGCGCGCCACGCCGGCGCCCGAGCCCGTGAGGAACACCTCGTCGGCGTCCAGCAGGTCCGCGCGCGCAAGCGGGACCTCCTCCACGCGCAGGCCGAGCGTGTCCCGGTGCTCGCGCGCCAGCTCGAGGATGCTGCGGCGGGTCACGCCTTCGAGCGCGCCTTCGCTCGCCGGGGGCGTCTGCAGCGCGCCGCGGCGCACGATGAACACGTTGGCGCCGGCGCTCTCGGCCACGCGCCCTTGTGCGTTGAGCAGCAGCGCGTCGTCCGCGTGGCGCAGCTTGGCCTCGCGCTTGGCCAGCACGTTGTTCAGGTAGTTGAGCGACTTCACGCGCGGGTCCAGCACGTCCGAGGGCGGCCGGCGCCAGAACGAGGTGACCAGGTCCAGCCCCTTCTCGCGCTTGGCCGCGTCGAACAGCACGATCTGCCCCGCGATGCAGAAGAGCGAGGGCGCGCCGCAGGTGGTCGGGTCGATGCCGAGGGGCCCGACACCGCGGGTCACCACCAGCCGCAGGTAGGCCTCGTCCTTGTCCAGCGCGCGCGCCGCGGCCAGGCACGCCTCCCGCGCGCGGTCCTGCCCGCCTGGGAGCGTCAGGCCGATGGCGGCGCAGCTGGCCTCGAAGCGGTGCAGGTGGTCGGCCAGCCGGAACACGCGGCCGTGGCGAATGCGGATGCCCTCGAATACGCCGTCGCCGTAGAGCAGCCCGTGGTCCAGCACCGAGACCTTCGCGTCGGCCATGTCCACGAGGCCGCCGTTCATCCACACCTTCATGTCGCTCATGTCGTTCTTCCGTTCTTGTCCGTGTGCGGCGCGGGCCCGAGCCGCGCTGCGATGTCTTGGGCCGCCTGCTGTACGGCCGTCGCGAGCGAGGCCTCGCCCTCGCGCTGGAAGTGCCCGGGCGTGGCCGCCAGCGCGACCGTGCCTACCAGCCGCTCGCCGAGGCGCACGGGGGCCGCGACGACCGCCACGTCGGGCATCCACTCGGCCACGTTGGTGTCGTAGCCGCGCTCGGCCGCCCGGGACACGCGCTTGCGCAGCGCGCGCAGCGAAGACGGAGTGGCGTCCGTGAAGCGCTCCCAGCGTGCGTCGTCGGCGAGCCCCACCTGCTGCGGGTCGAACGCCAGGAACAGGCGCCCCGACGCGCTGGCGTGCACGGGCACCTGGGCGCCCACGGTGGGCATGGCGCGCAAGAAGCCCGAGCCCTCGGCCACCAGCGCCACCTCCAGCCGCTGCTCGCGCGGGACCACCAGAAAGCAGCTCTGGCCCGTGCGTCGCGCTGCGTCACGCAGCGCGGGTTCACTCGCGGTCAGGAGCGCGTCCCCCCGCCTGGCCAGGTCGCCCAGCACCACCAGGGCCGAGCCGAGCTGGTAGTCGCCGTCCGCGCTGCGCGTCACCAACCCGCGGGACACGAGGCTCTGCAGCAGGCGGTGGGCCGACGACTTCGGCACGCCCGCGCGTTCGGCGAGCGTGAGCAGGCCCGCGCGCCCGCCCAGGTCACCGAGGGTGATCAGCAGGTCGAGGGCCTTCTCGATGGAGGTCGCGGTGGGCATGGGCGCGCAGGGTGGTTCCGAAATGCGGAACTAAGATCCAATATATGGAACAGCCTGGCCCATCCTCCGGCGCCACGCAAGCCCCCGTGGGCCACTCGTTACACCCACCGGCTGAATCTTCATTCAGTCGTGATAGACTGCGCCCCGCCATGAGCGAACCGAGCGCACCCCGCCCCTACGTCGGCATCCGCCGCCTCTTCATCGCGAACCGCGGGGAGGTCGCGGCGAGGGTCGCTCGCACCTGCGACGCCCTCGGCATCACGCCCGTCTTCGGCGTGTCCGAGGCCGACCGCGACGCCCCCTACACCCGCGGCCGCGAGGTGGTCGTGCTGGGCAAGGGGCGCGCGAGCGAGAGCTACCTGGACGCCCCGCGCGTGGTCCAAGCCGCCGTCCAGGCGCGCTGCTCCGCGCTACACCCCGGCTGGGGCTTCCTGTCCGAGAACCCCGTCTTCGCCAGCCTGTGCGCCGCCCACGGCGTGACCTTCATCGGGCCCACCCCTTCGGTCATGCAGCTCATGGGCAAGAAGACGCCCGCCAAGCGCGCCATGGGGCAGGCTGGGCTCAGCCTCATCCCAGGCAGCGACGGCATCCTGGCGGACGCGGACGACGCCCAGCGCGTGGCCCGCGCCGTGGGCTACCCGGTGCTGCTCAAGGCCGAGAGCGGCGGCGGCGGGCGCGGCATGCGCATCGCGCGCTCGGACGACGAGATCCGCGCGGCGTTCGAAGACGCCTCGGCCGAGGCCCTGGCGTGCTTCGCCGACGACCGCGTGTATCTGGAGAAGCTCATCGAGAAGGGGCGCCACGTGGAGGTCCAGCTCATGGCCGACCGCTACGGCAACGTCGTGCACCTGGGTGAGCGTGACTGCACGGTGCAGCGCAACCACCAGAAGCTCATCGAGGAGTCCCCCGCGCCGGGTCTGGCGCCCGACGAGCTGGCCCGCACGCTCGCCGCCGCCGTGCGCGCCTGCCAGCAGATTGGCTACGTGGGCGCCGGCACCATGGAGTTCCTGCTCGACGAGGGCGGCACGCTGCGCTTCATGGAGATGAACACGCGCCTCCAGGTGGAGCACTCCGTGTCGGAGATGCGCTCGGGGGTCGACCTGGTCGCCGAGCAGATTCGCGTGGCCTCGGGGCACCGTCTGTCGTTCACGCAGGACGACATCGCGCTCACCGGGCACGCCATCGAGTGCCGCATCAACGCGGAGGACCCCGAGCAGGGCTTCAAGCCCTCGCCCGGTGTGGTCTCCCGCTTCGACCTGCCCGAGCAGGTGGCCGGCGCCGTGCGCGTGGATACGCACGTCGAGGCCGGCTACGAGGTCCCGCCTTTCTACGACAGCCTCCTCTGCAAGGTCATCACGCGCGGCGCGACCCGTGACGAAGCGGCTGACCGCATGATCGCCGCGCTCGGCGCGCTCACCTGCGAGGGCGTCCCCACCACCACCGCGATGCACCGCGCCATCCTCGGCTCGACGGCGTTTCGCAGCAACCAGTACGACACGTCGGGCATCCCTGGATGGCCCGCGAGCGAGGCGCGCTGATGGCGTTCGTGAAGCTGACCCCCGTAGGACACGCGCGCGAGAGCGTGGTGGACGACCTGACCTTCCAAGAGCTGCGCGCGGGCTACGCCGAGCTCGAGGCCAAGCTCGAGGCGCGTCGAGCCAGAGTGCGCGACGGCTGGGGCGAGAAGTACGCCGCGCGCGTGCACGAGAAGCAGAAGCTCACCACGCGCGAGCGCTTGCTGCAGCTGTGCGACGAAGGCAGCGCGCTCTACGAGGTGGGCACGTTCGTCAACTTCGGCGAGCAGTTCGGCAAGCTCGAGAGCCCCGCCGCGGGCGTCATCACCGTGTTCGGGCGTGTGCACGGGCGGCTGTGCATGATCATCGCCAACGACAACACGGTGGCGTCGGGCGCGTGGTGGCCGCGCACGCCGGAGAAGATCCAGCGCGCACAAGGCATCGCGCTCCAGCTGCGGCTCCCCACGCTCTACCTGGTGGACTGCAGCGGCCTCTACCTGCCCGAGCAGCGGCGCAGCTTCTCGGGGCAGCGCGGCGCAGGCCACATCTTCAAGATGAACAGCCAGCTGAGTGACGCCGGTGTGCCCCAGGTGGCTGGCGTGTTCGGCGACTGCATCGCGGGCGGCGGCTACATGCCGCTCATCAGCGACCGCGTCTACATGACCGAGCAGGCCTACATGGTCATCGCCGGCGCGGCCCTCATCAAGGGCGCGAAGAGCACCAAGATCACGTCGCTCGACATCGGCGGCCCCGAGGTGCACGTGCACCAGTCGGGCTGCGCCGACGTGCGCGTGCCCGACGACGAGACGCTGCTGGCCTGCATGCGGCGCGACGTCGCGCGCCTGCCCAGCTCGGCGGCCGACTTCTACCGCGGCGACGCGCGCCCGGTGGAGCCGCTCTACAGCCCGCGCGAGCTGACGGGCATCGTGCCCGCCGACCACCGCCAGGCCTACGACGCGTACGAGGTGGTGGCGCGCCTGACGGACCAGAGCCTGTTCTGGGAGGTGCTGCCCGACGTGGGCACCGAGATGATCTGCGGGGTGGGGCGCGTGGGCGGCCTCTACGCGGGCTTCATCCTCAACCGGCAGGGGCTGGTGGACGACCCCGACCACCCCGGCGAGGTGCGCGCCGGCGGGGCGCTCTACCGCGACGGCATCGCCAAGATCAGTGCGTTCTCGCGCGCCTGCGACAGCGACGGCCTGCCCATCCTGTGGCTGCAGGACATCAGCGGCTTCGACATCGGCGCCGAGGCCGAGCGGCACGGGCTGCTGGGGTACGGCAGCAACCTCATCTACACCAACAGCACGAATACCACGCCCATGTTCACGGTGCTGCTGCGCAAGGCCTCGGGCGCGGGCTACTACGCCATGGCGGGCCTGCCGTACGACCCCGTGCTGCAGCTCTCGACGCCCGCGTCGCGCCTGAGCGTGATGGACGGCCGCACGCTGGCCATCGCCACGTACAACACCAAGCTCGACGACGACTTCGAGATCATGACCAAGGACCCGGTGGAGCGCGCGCAGATCGAGCAGGGCATGCGCGAGACGCAGGCGCGCATCGAGGCCGACATGGACCCCTACGTCGCAGCGGCGCAGATGGACACCGACGAGATCATCCCCCTCGGTGAGCTGCGCGCGTGGCTCGAGGTGCTGGTGGAGGCCAGCTATCAGGGCTACGGCTACAGGCGCGTGAAGAACCCGCGCATCTGGAGCCTGCACGACCTGGACGCGCTCTCGCGCGCCGTCGCCCGAGGAGCAGCACGATGAGCGGAGGCAACCCGAAGACGCTGCGCGTGGGCGTGCTGCGCGACGAAGACGGCTCCGTGACGTTGACCTCGCCCGGGGTCGGCGTGTGGCGCCTGGGCCCGAGCGTGGGGCGCGCGCTGCTGAGCGGCGCGGGCGCGGGCAGCGGCGACGAGGCCAGCTGCGGTGTGCTCAGCGTGCTGGGCGTCGAGCATCGGCTGGTGCTGCCACCGGGCGTGTCGGGGCGCGTCGTCGCGCGCCTCTTCCCCGAGCAGCGCGAGCCCACGGTGGACTACGGCGCGAAGTTGCTGCAGCTCTCGCCGCTGGGTGGCGCCGAAGCAGGCGCTGCGGGCGAGAAGCAGGGGCAGGCTGCCACGACGGGCCTCGCCTTCCGCGCGCCCATGAGCGGTCGCTTCTACCTGCGTCCCGCGCCCGACAAGCCCGCCTTCGCCGAGGTCGGCGCCGTGCTCACGCGCGGTCAGACGGTGTGCTTGCTGGAGGTCATGAAGACCTTCAACCGACTGGCGCTCACGGGCGACGACCTGCCGGAACGCGTGCGCGTCCTGGCGGTCGTGCCGGTGGACGGCGAGGACATCAATCGGGGGGATGTGCTGCTTCGGCTGGAGCCGGCGTAGGCGCCTCGAGCGTGACCAGCACGACGTCGCCCACCGCGGTGACGTCGGCGCCGGGGAAGGCGCGCCGCACCGCGAGCTCGTCGGCGTCGTCCGCGTGCCCCCGCAGCCGCACGAGGCTGCCCGAGGGGCCGTCCAGGCGCATCTCGAAGCGCTGGAAGGTGATGCCCTGAACGTCGAGCGTCACCTCGCACCCGCGCGTGAACGCGTGCTGGTTGGGAGACCAGTCGCTCCCGTCGTTGTCCACACAGGCGAGGCGCAGGTCGACCGCGCTCATGCCGAGTCGAAACGGCCCGAGGCCGCTGGGCGCCGCCGTGGGGGTGGCGGTGGTCTCCTCGCCGCCGACGGCGGCGCCGCCGCACCCCATGCTCGCGAGGGTCAGGGAGAGGGCCACGGTGCGGGTGGACATCATCACGGCGAGGATGACACGAGCGGGCGCTGCGGGGTCCCTGGAAGTGCGCGTCGTGTGCGTTTCGGGCCTTGAATCTAGGTCAATTGTCACGCATGTGGGAAAGCTCCGGCGTGGCTGCGAACGTCACCCTCGCTGACACCTTGTCGGCCTGCGGGTCAACGCGGCTCGCTCACCACCAGGATCCCTCCGAACCTGTCCCCTTCGTGGGCCACCCCGCGGCGACCCGGAGCGTTCAGCACGGAGATGGTCCCGTCCAAGAACAGGGCGTCCGTACACGCGAGCGCGTCGCGGAAGAGCGTCCCGAAGTCGTGAAAGCGCACCTCGCCGTCCGAGATGGCCAGGTGCACCACGTGGGGCGCCCCTGCCGCGACCCCGACCCCGCTGCGTAGCTTG
Encoded proteins:
- a CDS encoding aminotransferase class IV, which produces MSDMKVWMNGGLVDMADAKVSVLDHGLLYGDGVFEGIRIRHGRVFRLADHLHRFEASCAAIGLTLPGGQDRAREACLAAARALDKDEAYLRLVVTRGVGPLGIDPTTCGAPSLFCIAGQIVLFDAAKREKGLDLVTSFWRRPPSDVLDPRVKSLNYLNNVLAKREAKLRHADDALLLNAQGRVAESAGANVFIVRRGALQTPPASEGALEGVTRRSILELAREHRDTLGLRVEEVPLARADLLDADEVFLTGSGAGVARVASLDGVALRDGRDPADPAAKRPSEQLLDALVELARTAGTPFR
- a CDS encoding IclR family transcriptional regulator, which encodes MPTATSIEKALDLLITLGDLGGRAGLLTLAERAGVPKSSAHRLLQSLVSRGLVTRSADGDYQLGSALVVLGDLARRGDALLTASEPALRDAARRTGQSCFLVVPREQRLEVALVAEGSGFLRAMPTVGAQVPVHASASGRLFLAFDPQQVGLADDARWERFTDATPSSLRALRKRVSRAAERGYDTNVAEWMPDVAVVAAPVRLGERLVGTVALAATPGHFQREGEASLATAVQQAAQDIAARLGPAPHTDKNGRTT
- a CDS encoding ATP-grasp domain-containing protein, producing MSEPSAPRPYVGIRRLFIANRGEVAARVARTCDALGITPVFGVSEADRDAPYTRGREVVVLGKGRASESYLDAPRVVQAAVQARCSALHPGWGFLSENPVFASLCAAHGVTFIGPTPSVMQLMGKKTPAKRAMGQAGLSLIPGSDGILADADDAQRVARAVGYPVLLKAESGGGGRGMRIARSDDEIRAAFEDASAEALACFADDRVYLEKLIEKGRHVEVQLMADRYGNVVHLGERDCTVQRNHQKLIEESPAPGLAPDELARTLAAAVRACQQIGYVGAGTMEFLLDEGGTLRFMEMNTRLQVEHSVSEMRSGVDLVAEQIRVASGHRLSFTQDDIALTGHAIECRINAEDPEQGFKPSPGVVSRFDLPEQVAGAVRVDTHVEAGYEVPPFYDSLLCKVITRGATRDEAADRMIAALGALTCEGVPTTTAMHRAILGSTAFRSNQYDTSGIPGWPASEAR
- a CDS encoding propionyl-CoA carboxylase translates to MAFVKLTPVGHARESVVDDLTFQELRAGYAELEAKLEARRARVRDGWGEKYAARVHEKQKLTTRERLLQLCDEGSALYEVGTFVNFGEQFGKLESPAAGVITVFGRVHGRLCMIIANDNTVASGAWWPRTPEKIQRAQGIALQLRLPTLYLVDCSGLYLPEQRRSFSGQRGAGHIFKMNSQLSDAGVPQVAGVFGDCIAGGGYMPLISDRVYMTEQAYMVIAGAALIKGAKSTKITSLDIGGPEVHVHQSGCADVRVPDDETLLACMRRDVARLPSSAADFYRGDARPVEPLYSPRELTGIVPADHRQAYDAYEVVARLTDQSLFWEVLPDVGTEMICGVGRVGGLYAGFILNRQGLVDDPDHPGEVRAGGALYRDGIAKISAFSRACDSDGLPILWLQDISGFDIGAEAERHGLLGYGSNLIYTNSTNTTPMFTVLLRKASGAGYYAMAGLPYDPVLQLSTPASRLSVMDGRTLAIATYNTKLDDDFEIMTKDPVERAQIEQGMRETQARIEADMDPYVAAAQMDTDEIIPLGELRAWLEVLVEASYQGYGYRRVKNPRIWSLHDLDALSRAVARGAAR